One window of Alkaliphilus metalliredigens QYMF genomic DNA carries:
- a CDS encoding FadR/GntR family transcriptional regulator, with the protein MERPRGNIGEYVYKIMEERIISGEWKPGTKITPETQLAKELNVSRMSIREAIERMVALNLVIKKHGEGTYVNQVTPSVYFNSLIPMITLERDNYLDILEFRLIVEVESAMLCAQRRDPDIIVQLEECYEEMLGFQEQPEKFTVADMNFHMTIAEGTGNTLIIKINQVLKSLLEYHQKVLYEHLGPTGGIKEHKEILEAIRSGDQDLSGLYMKRHIERTITDLKKIKR; encoded by the coding sequence ATGGAAAGACCCAGAGGTAATATAGGTGAGTATGTTTATAAGATAATGGAAGAAAGAATTATTAGTGGTGAATGGAAACCAGGTACTAAAATTACACCAGAGACACAATTAGCCAAAGAACTTAATGTCAGCAGAATGTCTATAAGAGAAGCCATCGAAAGAATGGTGGCACTCAATTTAGTAATAAAAAAGCATGGAGAAGGAACATATGTTAATCAAGTTACTCCTTCGGTATATTTCAATAGTCTAATTCCTATGATTACACTAGAAAGAGATAACTATTTAGATATATTAGAGTTTAGGTTAATTGTAGAGGTGGAAAGTGCAATGCTTTGTGCCCAACGCAGAGACCCAGATATCATTGTTCAGCTAGAAGAATGCTATGAAGAGATGCTTGGCTTTCAAGAACAACCTGAAAAATTTACGGTGGCAGATATGAATTTTCATATGACCATTGCAGAAGGTACTGGTAATACTTTAATTATAAAAATAAACCAAGTGTTAAAGAGTCTGTTGGAATATCATCAAAAAGTGTTGTATGAACATTTAGGACCTACTGGAGGAATTAAAGAACATAAAGAAATATTAGAAGCCATACGTAGTGGAGATCAAGACTTGAGTGGCCTTTATATGAAACGGCATATTGAAAGGACAATTACTGATTTGAAAAAAATAAAGAGATAA
- a CDS encoding FadR/GntR family transcriptional regulator has protein sequence MEARKTNTSGIVYKTIEEKILNREWVSGSKISSENQLSLELGVSRMSVREAIEKMVALNILTKKQGEGTFVNDLSPSIYLNSLIPMILLNKDNLLDVLAFRKVIEVDSARLCAERCDDETIVSLEKYYQVMCDNKNKSPKFTHADYQFHIEIAKGTKNSLIIKVNSVLTDIWTHQQKEINGYLGPHGGVNEHEKILNAIKDRDPELAALFMRRHIERTINEIRAIKEDRKVINIDVK, from the coding sequence ATGGAAGCTAGAAAAACTAACACCAGTGGAATCGTATATAAAACAATTGAAGAAAAAATATTAAATAGAGAATGGGTATCTGGATCAAAAATTAGCTCTGAAAATCAACTTTCGCTAGAGCTAGGGGTCAGTAGGATGTCTGTGAGAGAGGCTATTGAAAAGATGGTAGCTTTAAATATATTAACAAAAAAGCAAGGTGAGGGGACCTTTGTCAATGACTTGTCGCCATCCATCTATTTGAATAGTTTAATTCCTATGATTCTACTAAACAAAGATAACTTGTTAGACGTGTTAGCGTTTAGAAAGGTCATTGAGGTAGATAGTGCGCGACTTTGTGCTGAAAGATGCGATGATGAAACCATTGTAAGTTTGGAAAAGTATTATCAAGTAATGTGTGACAATAAGAACAAATCACCGAAGTTTACACATGCTGATTATCAGTTTCACATTGAGATTGCAAAGGGCACTAAAAACTCTCTAATTATTAAGGTGAATAGCGTATTGACAGATATTTGGACTCATCAACAAAAAGAAATAAATGGCTACTTAGGCCCTCATGGTGGGGTAAATGAGCATGAGAAAATATTAAATGCCATTAAAGATAGAGATCCTGAACTAGCAGCTCTATTTATGAGAAGGCATATTGAAAGAACAATTAATGAAATACGTGCTATTAAAGAAGACAGAAAAGTGATTAATATTGATGTAAAGTAA